In Oryzias latipes chromosome 6, ASM223467v1, the sequence ttttcaaacgtaACCATGGAAACCCCACTGCGAACTCGTGTATTGCTATTTTGACTTCagctaaaaaggaaaaacgcttttaaaaagaagaaacgttacattgtgtttctgtttttatttttatatatcttCTTAATCTCAAGGTGTCAGATGTCTCTACACAAAACTATTACATTACCTCCTTTAATCCAAACAGAAGAACAAGGGTGAGTGGAAGTAGATTATGTAAAACATAATGATGCAAACAGAGGAGTTTCTGGACATTTTGTGCTTACTTTAGATCCTTCACTGGCAGAGTTCAGCAAAATACCTCAGAACTAAAAGTGCAGACATCTGAGGAAACTCATGAGAGTGCTGCAGATTTTTATGTGGAAAGACAATCCACTACACAGGTGAGTAAAATCTCACCTCCAAAAGTTTCGATCTAGTGGAAAAACTCTAAAGGTGCACacaattaaatcattttaaaggaATTCAAATTACTGCTAATTCATTTAATTTCAACTACTAATATTTGACGCTTACTCATAAATTgtgttaatttgaaaaaaaatgtggaaaagaataaatatatattaacaaaaatacaaggacttttttaaataaaaaaacgacaGAAAGGCATCCTGTGTAGCTAATTGGAATTTGTTATTTCAAGTTTTATTCTaacatatgtaaaaaaatatgtataaaaatatGGGCCATAGTAGCAGCTACAGTGTACACAAACCTGCTGAAAGCCTACAGGAAAtgtttgacctctgtcattaCCAACCAGGGTTACATTACAAAGTATTGACAGAaactaaatacttattttttgcactattttacaaaaaataaaattgaaatcaaACAGTGTGACTCTGAATTTTGTCTCTAACAGTTAGTGTGCCTGTCATTAACATTAtggacttttttcattttttaagcaaTCTTTTTTTATCCATGGTGTATGTAAtcaggaatcaggaatcaggaatcaggaaactttattgtcattttatcatgataaaacgaaattaggctctctggtcccgtgccagccgtttacattcagacataaataaatatagtatAAATAATGATATCAGACTGTTACAGAGTATTGCACAGAAGTATTTTTCAATTGCACAATATGTTATGTTAAGTCAGTAAATTGTATGTATATAAGATAATATACTTacaatgtgtattttttaaacatagtgTGCTTTTCTTGACATATAGTAGTAaagaaaatggaacaaaacttaataaaagaaaaactgcaagtCAGGGATTTCTGTGTTTCTCCCACACGATTTCTCCTTGAAGTCATTGCACTGtcaatgtgtgtgcatgtgtgtgtgctacACTTGTAGTTCTGTTGGTCTGGATGCAGTTACTTGTACGCAGGTCCAGGCAGAAAGCCTGAGCTTCTGAGGCAGCTGGAGCGCCATGTGAACGTGGAACTGTGTGCTATCAGCGCACAAGAGCCCAAGTTTGAGGAACTAAAGCTGCAGGTGGActattttttatatgtttataaaactacaggagggaaaaaaatactcCTAACTAAAGTTTGATCAGAGTTTGGGGATTTGTTTATCTCTTTTTTGCTTTGAGTGCAGGTTTATCGCAATGTTTTTGATCAGTTCATCAGTGCATTCACAACCTACCAGCCACTTCTGTGCACCATCAAAAAGGAATATGATAACATAATCGGTCAGTGTGTTCTCTTCATTGTTCAATGTATAGTATGAACAGGTTcggtttaaataatacattgatAGTGGGGAAGCAGATAGTAACTGCATATAATAATTTAGCAAACGTAATTTTCATTTTGTGATCTTATGTAAACAATAACGTTTAAATATCTATTTATAGGATgtgatttatataaaaaaggtttaagtTCTATCAATGAAAGCAAGTAAAAGTTATCTTAATTATCTGGTtacaaataaactatttttcagcatttttaatGTTAATCTCACTATTAATCCTTCACCAtttcattcattattttaataCCTTCATATTAAGACACTTTTTCTTAACTGTGGTATAACTCTATCTAGCTGGTCAACAGGAAGAAATCCAAAAACTGGCTCCCCTGCGGTCCCAGCTGAGGCTTGTGAAAGAAGAATGCGAGAGGAAGATTCGAGCACAATGGAGAGAGCAACATAATGAGATTGAAATGTTGAAAAgagagaagcagcagctgcaggaggatgTCCAATCCATGAAGGAGACAGAAAAGAACATGCAGACAGTGGTGCGATGTTCTCAGCTGTGCCTTTGTGGAGAAATGAGTCAATTTGTGTTAAAACAACTTCGCAAGGTCTGCTGGAGATGATGTGTTGTTCCTGCTGTCCTGTAATTCCGCTCAAGGTGGACCATCTGCAGTCAGAGCTCTCCCAACAGTATCTGCAGTACCGTGAGGAGCATGACGCTCGCCAGCTGCTGATCCGACAGCTCAATGACCTAACCGGAGCTTCTGTGACGAACACGCGTCCTGCAGTTCAAAACACAGGTACATGTGTGCTCACAGGTGACAGACACAAAGTCACAGGCAGgcggaaaatgaagacatttttttttaaaactttgtctGATTTTTCTTCTAAAGTAAACATAGAATAGAATAGTGTAGAATAGAAAATTGTCTTGTAACCATAGCTGAATTTAAACAGAAGATAGAAAAAAGAACActaaaaatacacttaaaaaataataacagcCATAATAATTAATGTCTAGTGTCAATGAGGTGTAGAGTCTAACAGCTGACTGGAAGAAAGATCTG encodes:
- the tsnaxip1 gene encoding translin-associated factor X-interacting protein 1 isoform X2; its protein translation is MSLHKTITLPPLIQTEEQGVQQNTSELKVQTSEETHESAADFYVERQSTTQFCWSGCSYLYAGPGRKPELLRQLERHVNVELCAISAQEPKFEELKLQVYRNVFDQFISAFTTYQPLLCTIKKEYDNIIAGQQEEIQKLAPLRSQLRLVKEECERKIRAQWREQHNEIEMLKREKQQLQEDVQSMKETEKNMQTVVDHLQSELSQQYLQYREEHDARQLLIRQLNDLTGASVTNTRPAVQNTDFQGLELELEACREELTRIKAEYRDAVPQHDWDALQQTHQRTVLQLKTLQGDFKLIKSEYDTLLELHKSGNLQPKNQVSTSVQTEVHVDEEQETKPEQLNKLINLHDHKE
- the tsnaxip1 gene encoding translin-associated factor X-interacting protein 1 isoform X1; translated protein: MSLHKTITLPPLIQTEEQGSFTGRVQQNTSELKVQTSEETHESAADFYVERQSTTQFCWSGCSYLYAGPGRKPELLRQLERHVNVELCAISAQEPKFEELKLQVYRNVFDQFISAFTTYQPLLCTIKKEYDNIIAGQQEEIQKLAPLRSQLRLVKEECERKIRAQWREQHNEIEMLKREKQQLQEDVQSMKETEKNMQTVVDHLQSELSQQYLQYREEHDARQLLIRQLNDLTGASVTNTRPAVQNTDFQGLELELEACREELTRIKAEYRDAVPQHDWDALQQTHQRTVLQLKTLQGDFKLIKSEYDTLLELHKSGNLQPKNQVSTSVQTEVHVDEEQETKPEQLNKLINLHDHKE